A region from the Bactrocera dorsalis isolate Fly_Bdor chromosome 1, ASM2337382v1, whole genome shotgun sequence genome encodes:
- the LOC105230735 gene encoding cytidine deaminase, producing MDIYQVTGLKKPEYVEHIEKYGDLDEPTKELIQAAIAVQKHAYVQYSNFYVGAAFRTKDNRIFAGCNIENASFTPTSCAERTAISKAVSEGYLEFVAGAVVAYQENSFTTPCGVCRQFIMEFAPNDIPLFITKSQINVEKSDEDLVLSTSIYNLLPHGFRTYKKN from the exons TGTTGAACACATCGAAAAATACGGTGATTTGG ATGAACCTACCAAAGAACTGATACAAGCAGCGATTGCAGTCCAGAAGCACGCCTACGTACAATACAGTAACTTCTACGTTGGTGCTGCCTTCCGCACGAAAGACAACCGCATCTTTGCAGGTTGTAATATTGAAAACGCCAGTTTCACGCCCACGTCGTGTGCTGAACGCACCGCTATCAGCAAAGCCGTTTCGGAGGGATACCTAGAGTTTGTTGCAGGTGCAGTGGTCGCTTATCAGGAGAACTCCTTTACAACGCCGTGTGGCGTGTGTCGACAATTTATAATGGAGTTTGCGCCTAACGATATACCACTATTCATTACAAAATCGCAAATCAATGTTGAGAAGTCTGACGAAGATCTGGTGCTGTCGACATCCATCTATAATCTGCTGCCTCATGGTTTTCGCACGTATAAAAAGAATTGA
- the LOC105230734 gene encoding uncharacterized protein LOC105230734, with protein MNDFGFIDYKKPSDECKDDMRTSTYRSHVYMTDTMMGNHMHAKFKEPKPYSIDPTLEKLRTSDYKANYTWKYDDPNKVINPSLGPKVQLMKNYEDRRLRFISRPMRPACSTMHQDFLWNPQAAPAPPTPIALPSPVAASKVVINRAKPSYSKLLDPAATTSRLSFVHYTPAELMGSVARHDNITFWNWPKYNTQIKRVFPGRDDTQCDDKAAKECPKRHCEFPSLVQHVPNSGMTTEVRANYIEPIKRTIDFETAHIHNRLVYEPVTPLSKETEYKVYGSGERTLKYV; from the exons aTGAATGACTTTGGATTCATCGATTACAAAAAGCCAAGTGATGAGTGTAAGGACGACATGCGTACCTCCACCTATCGGAGTCATGTCTACATGACTGACACGATGATGGGGAACCATATGCATGCTAAATTCAAAGAACCTAAACCGTATAGCATAGACCCCACCTTAGAGAAACTGCGCACCAGCGACTACAAAGCCAATTATACATGGAAA TATGATGACCCAAATAAAGTGATTAATCCCTCGCTCGGTCCAAAAGTGCAACTAATGAAGAATTACGAAGATCGACGTCTACGTTTCATCAGTCGTCCAATGCGACCAGCCTGCAGCACCATGCACCAGGATTTCCTTTGGAATCCGCAAGCAGCACCTGCACCACCTACGCCTATAGCTTTACCCTCCCCTGTGGCTGCTTCTAAAGTCGTCATTAATCGCGCTAAACCGAGCTACTCAAAATTACTCGATCCGGCAGCAACCACTTCACGCCTCTCCTTTGTCCATTACACACCCGCTGAGTTGATGGGAAGCGTGGCGCGACATGACAATATAACATTTTGGAATTGGCCTAAATATAATACACAAATCAAGCGTGTTTTCCCCGGACGCGATGACACGCAATGTGATGACAAAGCTGCAAAGGAATGCCCAAAACGCCATTGTGAGTTCCCCAGCTTGGTGCAACATGTACCCAACTCTGGCATGACAACGGAGGTGCGTGCCAATTATATTGAGCCAATTAAACGTACCATCGACTTTGAAACGGCGCACATACACAATCGTTTGGTATACGAGCCAGTAACACCGTTATCGAAAGAAACCGAATACAAAGTGTACGGTTCCGGCGAGCGAACGCTGAAATATGTCTAA
- the LOC105230733 gene encoding sorting nexin-6 isoform X3, with protein MLNFYSNILQKSQEPKSKLSNTRFKRYSVYRNWGSVESVNIKCVLVNMQDGTDDLATVENLAKNTPLGVENSISTNNPTIMEVSSPNTQRETEGGNPLTTNTNNGSGTVTSESSSSAITPAALAENTLHVEISDALSEKDKVKFTVHTRTTLPGFVKQDNNVVRQHEEFVWLHDRFEENEEYAGYIIPPCPPRPDFDASREKLQRLGEGEGNMTKEEFKKMKSELEAEYLATFKKTVAMHEVFLRRLANHPVFRVDQHLKVFLEYDQDLCAKPRKKMAIFGGFVKSLGKTTDEILMSATVRDVNDFFENELQFLIEYHGHLRDAAVRTEKMTQRHKEVSECHQKISNALMQLSTAEKGSMETFCAKSAEIFEKIKNLEARVSSDQDLKLGDTLRYYQRDSDAAKALLIRRLRCLAAYEAANRNLEKARAKNKDVHAPLDVQEAEAAQAEACEKFESMSACGKEELVGFRNRRVAAFKKGLVELAELEIKHARTQYEYLRQSLLALKEIA; from the exons ATGTTGAATTTTTATAGCAATATCCTTCAAAAGTCTCAAGAACCCAAATCAAAATTATCAAATACGCGATTCAAGAGATATTCGGTGTATAGAAACTGGGGCTCTGTTGAAAGTGTAAACATAAAATGTGTGTTAGTAAATATGCAG GACGGAACGGATGACTTAGCAACGGTTGAAAATCTGGCCAAAAATACGCCACTAGGCGTAGAGAACAGCATTTCAACCAACAATCCAACAATAATGGAAGTTTCTTCTCCCAATACACAACGGGAAACCGAAGGCGGTAATCCTTTAACAACTAATACAAATAACGGCAGTGGTACTGTCACCTCCGAGTCGTCTTCATCAGCAATCACACCTGCTGCGCTTGCGGAAAATACTTTGCATGTGGAAATTTCCGATGCTTTGAGCGAAAAAGATAAAGTTAAGTTTACCGTGCACACGCGAACAACCTTGCCCGGTTTTGTGAAACAAGACAATAATGTGGTACGTCAGCACGAGGAATTTGTTTGGTTGCATGACCGGTTCGAAGAAAATGAAGAATATGCCGGTTATAtt ATACCACCATGCCCGCCACGCCCTGACTTCGATGCCTCACGAGAGAAATTACAGCGGCTGGGAGAGGGCGAAGGCAATATGACAAAGGAAGAATTTAAGAAAATGAAATCCGAACTCGAAGC CGAATACTTGGCCACCTTCAAGAAAACAGTAGCCATGCATGAAGTTTTCTTGCGTCGACTCGCAAATCATCCGGTATTTCGTGTGGATCAGCATTTAAAAGTGTTCCTAGAGTATGATCAGGATCTCTGTGCAAAACCGCGTAAGAAAATGGCTATTTTCGGTGGTTTTGTTAAATCGTTAGGAAAGACAACAGACGAAATATTAATGAGTGCAACAGTGCGAGACGTAAAtgatttctttgaaaatgaGCTACAATTTCTCATTGAGTATCATGGACATCTGCGCGATGCTGCCGTACGAACTGAAAAAATGACACAACGTCATAAAGAAGTCAGTGAATGCCACCAAAAAATCTCAAACGCGTTGATGCAACTATCAACCGCAGAAAAAGGAAGCATGGAAACCTTTTGTGCTAAATCAGCcgaaatctttgaaaaaattaag aacttGGAAGCACGCGTCTCTAGCGATCAGGACTTGAAACTCGGGGACACCTTGCGTTACTACCAGCGGGACAGCGATGCAGCAAAAGCACTCTTAATTCGTCGTTTACGTTGTTTAGCCGCATATGAGGCGGCCAATCGTAATTTAGAGAAAGCGCGTGCCAAAAATAAGGACGTCCATGCT CCTTTGGATGTTCAAGAG GCTGAAGCAGCCCAAGCAGAAGCCTGTGAGAAATTTGAATCGATGTCCGCTTGTGGAAAGGAAGAATTAGTTGGATTTCGCAATCGCCGCGTAGCTGCCTTCAAGAAAGG GTTGGTTGAACTAGCTGAACTGGAGATCAAGCACGCACGCACTCAATATGAATATTTACGCCAATCTCTTTTGGCGCTCAAAGAAATTGCCTGA
- the LOC105230733 gene encoding sorting nexin-6 isoform X1 encodes MLNFYSNILQKSQEPKSKLSNTRFKRYSVYRNWGSVESVNIKCVLVNMQDGTDDLATVENLAKNTPLGVENSISTNNPTIMEVSSPNTQRETEGGNPLTTNTNNGSGTVTSESSSSAITPAALAENTLHVEISDALSEKDKVKFTVHTRTTLPGFVKQDNNVVRQHEEFVWLHDRFEENEEYAGYIIPPCPPRPDFDASREKLQRLGEGEGNMTKEEFKKMKSELEAEYLATFKKTVAMHEVFLRRLANHPVFRVDQHLKVFLEYDQDLCAKPRKKMAIFGGFVKSLGKTTDEILMSATVRDVNDFFENELQFLIEYHGHLRDAAVRTEKMTQRHKEVSECHQKISNALMQLSTAEKGSMETFCAKSAEIFEKIKNLEARVSSDQDLKLGDTLRYYQRDSDAAKALLIRRLRCLAAYEAANRNLEKARAKNKDVHAAEAAQAEACEKFESMSACGKEELVGFRNRRVAAFKKGLVELAELEIKHARTQYEYLRQSLLALKEIA; translated from the exons ATGTTGAATTTTTATAGCAATATCCTTCAAAAGTCTCAAGAACCCAAATCAAAATTATCAAATACGCGATTCAAGAGATATTCGGTGTATAGAAACTGGGGCTCTGTTGAAAGTGTAAACATAAAATGTGTGTTAGTAAATATGCAG GACGGAACGGATGACTTAGCAACGGTTGAAAATCTGGCCAAAAATACGCCACTAGGCGTAGAGAACAGCATTTCAACCAACAATCCAACAATAATGGAAGTTTCTTCTCCCAATACACAACGGGAAACCGAAGGCGGTAATCCTTTAACAACTAATACAAATAACGGCAGTGGTACTGTCACCTCCGAGTCGTCTTCATCAGCAATCACACCTGCTGCGCTTGCGGAAAATACTTTGCATGTGGAAATTTCCGATGCTTTGAGCGAAAAAGATAAAGTTAAGTTTACCGTGCACACGCGAACAACCTTGCCCGGTTTTGTGAAACAAGACAATAATGTGGTACGTCAGCACGAGGAATTTGTTTGGTTGCATGACCGGTTCGAAGAAAATGAAGAATATGCCGGTTATAtt ATACCACCATGCCCGCCACGCCCTGACTTCGATGCCTCACGAGAGAAATTACAGCGGCTGGGAGAGGGCGAAGGCAATATGACAAAGGAAGAATTTAAGAAAATGAAATCCGAACTCGAAGC CGAATACTTGGCCACCTTCAAGAAAACAGTAGCCATGCATGAAGTTTTCTTGCGTCGACTCGCAAATCATCCGGTATTTCGTGTGGATCAGCATTTAAAAGTGTTCCTAGAGTATGATCAGGATCTCTGTGCAAAACCGCGTAAGAAAATGGCTATTTTCGGTGGTTTTGTTAAATCGTTAGGAAAGACAACAGACGAAATATTAATGAGTGCAACAGTGCGAGACGTAAAtgatttctttgaaaatgaGCTACAATTTCTCATTGAGTATCATGGACATCTGCGCGATGCTGCCGTACGAACTGAAAAAATGACACAACGTCATAAAGAAGTCAGTGAATGCCACCAAAAAATCTCAAACGCGTTGATGCAACTATCAACCGCAGAAAAAGGAAGCATGGAAACCTTTTGTGCTAAATCAGCcgaaatctttgaaaaaattaag aacttGGAAGCACGCGTCTCTAGCGATCAGGACTTGAAACTCGGGGACACCTTGCGTTACTACCAGCGGGACAGCGATGCAGCAAAAGCACTCTTAATTCGTCGTTTACGTTGTTTAGCCGCATATGAGGCGGCCAATCGTAATTTAGAGAAAGCGCGTGCCAAAAATAAGGACGTCCATGCT GCTGAAGCAGCCCAAGCAGAAGCCTGTGAGAAATTTGAATCGATGTCCGCTTGTGGAAAGGAAGAATTAGTTGGATTTCGCAATCGCCGCGTAGCTGCCTTCAAGAAAGG GTTGGTTGAACTAGCTGAACTGGAGATCAAGCACGCACGCACTCAATATGAATATTTACGCCAATCTCTTTTGGCGCTCAAAGAAATTGCCTGA
- the LOC105230733 gene encoding sorting nexin-6 isoform X2, with translation MMDGTDDLATVENLAKNTPLGVENSISTNNPTIMEVSSPNTQRETEGGNPLTTNTNNGSGTVTSESSSSAITPAALAENTLHVEISDALSEKDKVKFTVHTRTTLPGFVKQDNNVVRQHEEFVWLHDRFEENEEYAGYIIPPCPPRPDFDASREKLQRLGEGEGNMTKEEFKKMKSELEAEYLATFKKTVAMHEVFLRRLANHPVFRVDQHLKVFLEYDQDLCAKPRKKMAIFGGFVKSLGKTTDEILMSATVRDVNDFFENELQFLIEYHGHLRDAAVRTEKMTQRHKEVSECHQKISNALMQLSTAEKGSMETFCAKSAEIFEKIKNLEARVSSDQDLKLGDTLRYYQRDSDAAKALLIRRLRCLAAYEAANRNLEKARAKNKDVHAPLDVQEAEAAQAEACEKFESMSACGKEELVGFRNRRVAAFKKGLVELAELEIKHARTQYEYLRQSLLALKEIA, from the exons ATGATG GACGGAACGGATGACTTAGCAACGGTTGAAAATCTGGCCAAAAATACGCCACTAGGCGTAGAGAACAGCATTTCAACCAACAATCCAACAATAATGGAAGTTTCTTCTCCCAATACACAACGGGAAACCGAAGGCGGTAATCCTTTAACAACTAATACAAATAACGGCAGTGGTACTGTCACCTCCGAGTCGTCTTCATCAGCAATCACACCTGCTGCGCTTGCGGAAAATACTTTGCATGTGGAAATTTCCGATGCTTTGAGCGAAAAAGATAAAGTTAAGTTTACCGTGCACACGCGAACAACCTTGCCCGGTTTTGTGAAACAAGACAATAATGTGGTACGTCAGCACGAGGAATTTGTTTGGTTGCATGACCGGTTCGAAGAAAATGAAGAATATGCCGGTTATAtt ATACCACCATGCCCGCCACGCCCTGACTTCGATGCCTCACGAGAGAAATTACAGCGGCTGGGAGAGGGCGAAGGCAATATGACAAAGGAAGAATTTAAGAAAATGAAATCCGAACTCGAAGC CGAATACTTGGCCACCTTCAAGAAAACAGTAGCCATGCATGAAGTTTTCTTGCGTCGACTCGCAAATCATCCGGTATTTCGTGTGGATCAGCATTTAAAAGTGTTCCTAGAGTATGATCAGGATCTCTGTGCAAAACCGCGTAAGAAAATGGCTATTTTCGGTGGTTTTGTTAAATCGTTAGGAAAGACAACAGACGAAATATTAATGAGTGCAACAGTGCGAGACGTAAAtgatttctttgaaaatgaGCTACAATTTCTCATTGAGTATCATGGACATCTGCGCGATGCTGCCGTACGAACTGAAAAAATGACACAACGTCATAAAGAAGTCAGTGAATGCCACCAAAAAATCTCAAACGCGTTGATGCAACTATCAACCGCAGAAAAAGGAAGCATGGAAACCTTTTGTGCTAAATCAGCcgaaatctttgaaaaaattaag aacttGGAAGCACGCGTCTCTAGCGATCAGGACTTGAAACTCGGGGACACCTTGCGTTACTACCAGCGGGACAGCGATGCAGCAAAAGCACTCTTAATTCGTCGTTTACGTTGTTTAGCCGCATATGAGGCGGCCAATCGTAATTTAGAGAAAGCGCGTGCCAAAAATAAGGACGTCCATGCT CCTTTGGATGTTCAAGAG GCTGAAGCAGCCCAAGCAGAAGCCTGTGAGAAATTTGAATCGATGTCCGCTTGTGGAAAGGAAGAATTAGTTGGATTTCGCAATCGCCGCGTAGCTGCCTTCAAGAAAGG GTTGGTTGAACTAGCTGAACTGGAGATCAAGCACGCACGCACTCAATATGAATATTTACGCCAATCTCTTTTGGCGCTCAAAGAAATTGCCTGA